The following proteins are co-located in the Leptodactylus fuscus isolate aLepFus1 chromosome 8, aLepFus1.hap2, whole genome shotgun sequence genome:
- the LOC142216309 gene encoding gamma-crystallin 1-like isoform X1, with amino-acid sequence MIFQIIFYEDRNFQGRSHESSSDCSELNSYFSRCNSIRVENGNWIIYERPNYTGQQYFVKRGEYPDCQHWFGLSDSIRSCRLIPQHHGSFRIRIYEREDFRGQMMEFTEDCPHVNEEFNYHDIHSCNVLEGHWIFFEQPNYRGRQYYLKPGEYRRFTDWGAMNARVGSFRRISDMY; translated from the exons ATGATTTTTCAGATTATCTTCTACGAGGACAGGAACTTTCAGGGTCGATCCCATGAAAGTAGCAGTGACTGTTCAGAACTCAATTCTTATTTCAGTCGCTGTAACTCTATCCGCGTAGAGAATGGAAACTGGATAATCTATGAGCGTCCCAATTACACTGGTCAACAGTACTTTGTAAAGAGGGGAGAATATCCAGATTGTCAGCATTGGTTTGGTCTGAGCGACTCCATCAGGTCCTGCCGTTTAATCCCTCAG CACCATGGCTCCTTCCGAATCAGGATCTATGAGAGGGAAGACTTCAGAGGCCAAATGATGGAGTTTACCGAAGATTGTCCTCATGTCAATGAAGAATTCAATTATCATGACATCCACTCTTGCAATGTCTTAGAAGGACACTGGATCTTCTTTGAACAACCCAATTACAGAGGACGTCAGTATTACCTGAAGCCTGGAGAATACAGAAGATTTACAGATTGGGGGGCCATGAATGCCAGGGTTGGCTCTTTTAGACGCATAAGTGATATGTACTAA
- the LOC142216311 gene encoding gamma-crystallin B-like: MGKIIFFEDKNFQGRSYECSSDCSDLHSFFNRCNSIRVENGNWMLYERPNYSGHQYFLRKGEYPDFQQWLGFNDSIRSCRLISSYRGTHKIRVYEREDFRGEMMELTEDSPILFEKFNYHEVHSCNVLEGSWIFYELPNYRGRQYYLKAGEYRRFTEWGALNSKVGSLRRILDSY, encoded by the exons atgggaaag atcatCTTTTTTGAAGACAAGAACTTCCAGGGCCGCTCCTACGAGTGCAGCTCGGATTGTTCTGATCTCCATTCTTTCTTTAATCGATGCAACTCCATCCGTGTAGAGAATGGAAACTGGATGCTCTATGAGCGCCCCAACTACTCCGGACACCAGTACTTCCTGAGAAAAGGAGAATATCCTGACTTCCAGCAGTGGCTGGGCTTCAATGACTCTATCAGGTCCTGTCGACTCATCTCCTCA TACAGAGGAACCCATAAGATCCGGGTCTATGAAAGAGAAGACTTCCGAGGTGAAATGATGGAGCTTACTGAAGATAGCCCAATTCTATTTGAGAAATTCAACTATCACGAGGTTCACTCTTGCAATGTTCTTGAGGGATCTTGGATTTTCTACGAGTTGCCCAATTACAGAGGAAGGCAGTATTACCTGAAGGCAGGAGAGTACCGAAGATTTACTGAATGGGGAGCCCTAAACAGTAAAGTCGGCTCTCTGAGACGTATCCTGGACAGTTATTGA
- the LOC142216309 gene encoding gamma-crystallin 1-like isoform X2 has protein sequence MGKIIFYEDRNFQGRSHESSSDCSELNSYFSRCNSIRVENGNWIIYERPNYTGQQYFVKRGEYPDCQHWFGLSDSIRSCRLIPQHHGSFRIRIYEREDFRGQMMEFTEDCPHVNEEFNYHDIHSCNVLEGHWIFFEQPNYRGRQYYLKPGEYRRFTDWGAMNARVGSFRRISDMY, from the exons ATGGGAAAG ATTATCTTCTACGAGGACAGGAACTTTCAGGGTCGATCCCATGAAAGTAGCAGTGACTGTTCAGAACTCAATTCTTATTTCAGTCGCTGTAACTCTATCCGCGTAGAGAATGGAAACTGGATAATCTATGAGCGTCCCAATTACACTGGTCAACAGTACTTTGTAAAGAGGGGAGAATATCCAGATTGTCAGCATTGGTTTGGTCTGAGCGACTCCATCAGGTCCTGCCGTTTAATCCCTCAG CACCATGGCTCCTTCCGAATCAGGATCTATGAGAGGGAAGACTTCAGAGGCCAAATGATGGAGTTTACCGAAGATTGTCCTCATGTCAATGAAGAATTCAATTATCATGACATCCACTCTTGCAATGTCTTAGAAGGACACTGGATCTTCTTTGAACAACCCAATTACAGAGGACGTCAGTATTACCTGAAGCCTGGAGAATACAGAAGATTTACAGATTGGGGGGCCATGAATGCCAGGGTTGGCTCTTTTAGACGCATAAGTGATATGTACTAA